The following are encoded in a window of Flavobacterium cupriresistens genomic DNA:
- a CDS encoding imm11 family protein, whose protein sequence is MSKYFSISWVDNPVGPVAFGPENSKLNFELTEELVGCNKLPFDLIIKKVSQLKDSVEESDDLSDLNTIWEDYLPNNIGFALMSDRLKAIVDLHLTGQEDIDWINCKVWANATFKIYYILRFNRKLDVLDIENTKYIPNSNRILKPCYSLLKVNFYNVFHEELSDNLWQINIFIIISEKLKKDIQKGKLTGIEFGKVTVI, encoded by the coding sequence ATGAGTAAATATTTTTCGATAAGTTGGGTTGATAACCCAGTGGGGCCAGTTGCATTTGGTCCAGAAAACTCTAAACTAAATTTTGAATTGACAGAAGAATTAGTCGGATGTAATAAATTACCTTTTGACTTAATAATTAAAAAAGTTAGTCAATTAAAAGACAGTGTAGAAGAAAGTGACGATTTATCCGATTTAAATACAATATGGGAGGATTATCTTCCTAATAATATTGGTTTTGCATTAATGTCAGATAGATTAAAAGCAATTGTCGATCTACATTTAACAGGGCAAGAAGATATCGATTGGATAAATTGTAAAGTCTGGGCGAATGCAACATTTAAAATTTATTACATACTGAGATTTAATAGAAAATTAGATGTTCTCGACATCGAAAACACAAAGTATATTCCAAATTCAAATAGAATTTTAAAACCATGTTATTCTTTATTAAAAGTCAACTTTTATAATGTATTTCATGAAGAATTATCAGATAATTTATGGCAAATAAATATTTTTATAATTATTTCTGAAAAGCTAAAAAAAGATATACAAAAGGGCAAATTAACTGGAATTGAATTTGGAAAAGTGACAGTAATTTAA
- a CDS encoding AHH domain-containing protein — MSSTFVNGGGKVVEHRDDGDDSVYLVGDDWVKGGSKKGLPNVGKEKPGMVYVPGLVYQFDENGELNVPDFDSFNKANGATTAIGGPYDVTGFWEAFFTQLFTEMGDDSPQASIALAVITKGKVKPKNAIILLENLPKQMHHFATNKNKNWTPLMNKIAQKYGLSLNGSWNKALMPHLGRHPNDYHKFVYKAMQEASAKAGNNKEQFIKLFNESVTQPVLQNPGLLRKSGWQ; from the coding sequence ATATCATCAACTTTCGTTAACGGAGGTGGAAAAGTTGTCGAACATAGAGATGATGGAGACGATAGTGTTTATTTGGTTGGAGATGATTGGGTAAAAGGAGGCTCTAAAAAAGGTTTACCAAACGTTGGTAAGGAAAAACCGGGAATGGTTTATGTTCCTGGTTTAGTATATCAATTTGATGAAAATGGAGAGCTAAATGTTCCAGATTTTGATAGCTTTAATAAAGCTAATGGTGCAACGACAGCTATAGGTGGTCCATATGATGTAACTGGTTTTTGGGAAGCTTTTTTCACTCAATTGTTTACTGAAATGGGGGATGATTCTCCTCAAGCAAGTATAGCTTTAGCGGTTATTACAAAAGGAAAAGTTAAACCTAAAAACGCAATAATACTTCTTGAAAATTTGCCTAAGCAAATGCATCATTTCGCAACAAACAAAAATAAAAACTGGACTCCATTGATGAATAAAATTGCGCAAAAATATGGTTTATCTTTAAATGGGTCCTGGAATAAAGCTTTGATGCCTCATTTAGGGAGACATCCAAATGACTATCACAAATTTGTTTATAAAGCAATGCAAGAAGCATCAGCTAAGGCCGGCAATAATAAAGAACAATTTATAAAATTATTTAATGAATCTGTAACACAACCTGTTCTTCAAAATCCAGGTTTATTACGCAAATCCGGTTGGCAGTAA